A DNA window from Brassica napus cultivar Da-Ae chromosome C1, Da-Ae, whole genome shotgun sequence contains the following coding sequences:
- the LOC125580206 gene encoding uncharacterized protein LOC125580206 — MANIEKLQFPALKVTGENYVRWVTNVKPYLVIKKISEAIKVGNKSPPEHIAEAIIFLKKHLDENLTHDYGDVEDPAVLWQALKDRFDNQKEINLPHALEEWKTLRFQDFQRVRDYNSTILRIVAQLKYCGNPVTEAEMLDKTYNTFHKEHNVLSRIYRKCGYTKFSELMVTLMLAEKNDELLIKNHNSRPTGAKAFPEVNATAVEYSGRRNHTNRGRGRRFNNKRGKPYYPKSIRSNKWVRSEQPHKGKETEEDTTKKSETVCYRCGCKGHWSRTCRTPPHLCKLYQESIKGKAKEVNLTENVEGTSYLESSDFANELD, encoded by the coding sequence atggcaaacatcgagaaactccagttcccggctctaaaagtaaccggcgaaaactatgtcagatgggtcacaaatgtgaaaccttatcttgtaataaaaaagatatctGAAGCTATaaaagtcggtaacaaatcgccacccgagcatatagccgaggcgataatcttcctgaagaagcacttagatgagaatctaactcacgactatggagacgttgaggacccagctgtactatggcaagccttgaaagacagattcgataatcaaaaggaaatcaatctccctcacgctcttgaagagtggaaaaccctgaggtttcaggatttccaaagggttagagattacaattccactatcttgaggatagttgcacaattaaaatattgtggtaaccctgtcaccgaagcagaaatgcttgacaagacatacaataccttccacaaagaacacaacgtcttatcccgaatttacagaaaatgtgggtacaccaaattttctgaattgatggtaacactcatgttggctgaaaagaacgatgagttactaatcaaaaaccataattcccgacccacgggagccaaggcatttcccgaagtgaatgctacggcggtagaatattcgggaaggagaaaccataccaatcgaggtcgtggtcggcgtttcaacaacaaacgtggaaagccttactatcctaaaagtattagatctaacaaatgggttagatctgaacaacctcataaaggcaaagaaaccgaagaggataccacaaagaaaagtgagactgtatgttacagatgtggatgtaaaggacattggtcccgtacctgtcgtactcccccacatttgtgcaagttatatcaagaatccataaaaggaaaggctaaagaggtgaacctcacggaaaacgttgaagggacctcataccttgaatcctctgatttcgcaaatgagctggactag
- the LOC106347031 gene encoding protein NETWORKED 1A-like, whose product MATVLHSESRRLYSWWWDSHIPKNSKWIHQNLADMDSKVKAMIKLIEEDADSFARRAEMYYKKRPELMKLVEEFYRAYRALAERYDHATVELRHAHKTMAEAFPNQVPFDMFEDSASSSCSEPRTPEKTPPGIQPFYDSDSAATSRRGLSHVGSSETEVERLKRTLVELGAEKEAFSLQYQLSLNKLSRLEKDLKDAQKDVNGLDERASKAEIESRILAQGLAKLEAERDNALLRYNQSMKKIADLEESYAHAQEDVKGLTNRATEAETEAETFKQAQSRLHSEKEAGLARYNQCLVMISTLEKKVKEAEENAVMLSNQSLKAEDEIKALRQELLKANEVKDGLSLRYQQCLETISKLEREVFHAQENAKRLSSEVLAGAAKLKTVEDQCTVLESSNETLKLEADGLTHKLAAKDQELILKQSELEKFQALIHDEHSRFLEIEASLKSLKSLHSQSQEEQKVLTSEIQSRVDMLRELETRNHKLEGEISSVKETNRNLSDSSMISLETQRCEISTLKEVKGNLEEEVARQINQSSALQEEIHRLKDEINSLNRRYQTIMEQVKLAGLDPESLTCSVRNLQDENSKLTELWNHQRGDKDALTEKLREIDNILRKNVGLEKLLLESNTKLDGSREKTKDLQERCESLRGEKSEFNAERANLFSQLQIMTENMQKLLEKNSLLEASLSGANIELQCAREKSKCFEEFFQLLKKDKAELTKERESLISQLHSNKEKLGVLEKKFTELQGRYADLQRDKQYKNLQVEELRVSLATEKQERASYERSTDTRLADLQSNVSFLREECRSRKKEFEEELDRAVDAQVEIFILQKFIEDLEQKNFSLLVECQKYAEASMFSEKLITELESENLEQQMETEFLLHEVDNCRGAIYQVFKALQLEAADQKISKERVPVLRILGGISELKRSLSISEYEKQRLVIENSVLLSLLGEFQSDGMKVESEKQNAERDLEMIVHHYGMLKKDMLELLEMNRKLKSELIDREKRELDLRADLQTEHLKFESLHESYTALNQEYSKALDENKTLDLTFSELKGEMHKLLEENDVILQEAVSLSNMSVVYKSFGFEKAEQVEAFAKNLRSLQDVNRELKQKVETLEEKLRGKEVDSRELNRKLEKLEDANELNDLLEHQISDKEAILRQKEMDLLEAEDMLKDTHNANAELCQEVEELKKDCKESRQLRVNLERRIFELSDVSGRQDEEIKVLSSLKESLESEVELLHKEIQEQRVREEFLSSELQERSNEFELWDAEATSFFFDLQISAVREVLLENKVKELTGVCESLKDEAVTKTTEIKRIKETVGFLEYEVTELKNQLSVYDPVVASLADDVKSLEQNALVLMKLPTLSDRCREDDEYPEAVVSQEPKGHSSTNQENGIVLLQDMKKRIKIIEQAVVGEKKRLGKQRRRSSSRRSRDRKIFEEIELEDKFSGEIRHQPRSPAMTEARNGSLMKDIPLDHVANSPFYGRSRRGSRGSSDQMLELWEEPAEPESTIKSLMSNKTSKKPMIPRLHRRSRNPSIESEKAVDKLELSRNTEDNAKIMERLLSDSRRLASLRISLRDLKSKLDLNEKQGNKFSNPDFARVRKQLKEIEEAVLQLANTNEILSKEIEETGDARDIYRKVVMEKSRVGSEKIEQMQQEMQSIERTVLKIEDGAAKSKGKTKFSESRTVILLRDIIHKGGKRTARKKKNRFCGCMRSSAKED is encoded by the exons ATGGCTACCGTGTTACACTCCGAGTCCAGGCGCTTATACTCATGGTGGTGGGATAGTCACATCCCCAAAAACTCTAAATGGATCCACCAGAATCTTGCAG ATATGGATTCTAAAGTCAAGGCCATGATTAAACTCATCGAAGAAGACGCAGATTCCTTTGCGAGAAGGGCAGAGATGTACTACAAGAAACGTCCAGAGCTTATGAAACTGGTTGAAGAGTTCTACAGAGCTTACCGTGCGTTAGCAGAGAGGTACGATCACGCGACTGTGGAGCTTCGCCACGCGCACAAGACCATGGCCGAGGCGTTTCCTAACCAAGTGCCGTTCGACATGTTTGAAGATTCCGCTTCTTCCTCTTGTTCTGAGCCACGTACTCCTGAGAAAACTCCTCCTGGAATCCAGCCTTTTTATGACTCGGACAGTGCCGCCACGAGTAGAAGAGGGTTAAGTCATGTTGGAAGTTCTGAAACAGAAGTTGAGAGATTGAAGAGAACGTTGGTTGAGCTTGGGGCTGAGAAGGAAGCCTTTAGTCTTCAGTATCAGCTGAGCTTGAACAAACTATCCAGACTAGAGAAAGACCTGAAAGATGCTCAAAAGGATGTTAATGGTCTTGATGAGCGTGCTAGCAAAGCTGAGATTGAAAGTAGGATACTTGCACAAGGCCTTGCAAAGCTTGAAGCCGAGAGGGATAACGCGCTTCTTCGTTATAATCAGTCCATGAAGAAGATAGCAGATCTGGAGGAATCATATGCTCATGCGCAAGAAGATGTGAAGGGGCTTACCAACCGAGCAACTGAAGCAGAGACAGAAGCGGAGACTTTTAAGCAAGCGCAAAGTAGATTGCACTCAGAGAAGGAGGCTGGCTTAGCCAGATACAATCAGTGCCTTGTGATGATATCTACTCTAGAGAAGAAGGTTAAAGAGGCTGAGGAGAATGCTGTGATGCTAAGCAATCAATCTCTAAAAGCAGAAGATGAGATTAAAGCATTGAGACAAGAACTTCTGAAGGCAAATGAAGTGAAGGACGGTTTGAGTCTTCGGTACCAGCAGTGTTTGGAAACTATATCCAAGCTGGAGAGAGAAGTTTTTCATGCGCAAGAGAATGCTAAAAGGCTGAGTAGTGAAGTCCTAGCTGGAGCTGCAAAACTGAAGACTGTAGAGGACCAGTGTACTGTTTTGGAGAGCTCAAATGAAACTTTAAAGCTAGAAGCAGATGGTCTAACACACAAACTAGCAGCTAAGGATCAAGAGCTTATCCTGAAGCAAAGCGAGCTTGAGAAGTTTCAAGCTCTGATCCATGATGAGCACTCTCGGTTCTTGGAAATCGAAGCCAGCCTTAAAAGTTTGAAAAGTTTGCATTCTCAGTCCCAAGAGGAACAAAAGGTTCTCACTTCTGAAATTCAAAGCAGAGTTGACATGTTGAGGGAGTTAGAGACTCGTAATCATAAGTTGGAAGGAGAGATCAGCTCAGTTAAAGAAACAAACCGAAACTTAAGCGACTCTTCTATGATCTCCCTAGAGACTCAGAGATGCGAGATCTCCACCTTGAAAGAGGTGAAAGGAAATCTCGAGGAAGAAGTTGCTAGACAAATAAACCAAAGCAGTGCCCTTCAAGAAGAGATCCATCGTCTGAAGGATGAAATAAACAGCTTGAACAGAAGGTATCAAACAATAATGGAGCAAGTGAAACTCGCAGGATTGGATCCTGAATCCCTCACCTGCTCTGTGAGGAATCTACAAGACGAGAACTCAAAGCTTACCGAGCTGTGGAACCACCAGAGAGGtgataaagatgctcttacGGAGAAGCTGCGTGAAATAGATAACATTCTTAGAAAGAATGTTGGTCTAGAAAAACTGCTGCTGGAATCAAACACCAAACTGGATGGTTCTAGGGAGAAGACAAAGGATTTGCAAGAAAGATGTGAGTCTCTACGAGGAGAGAAGTCTGAGTTTAATGCCGAGAGAGCTAATCTGTTTTCCCAATTGCAAATCATGACTGAGAATATGCAGAAGCTCTTGGAGAAAAACTCTTTACTGGAGGCATCCCTCTCTGGTGCAAACATTGAGCTTCAGTGTGCAAGGGAGAAGTCAAAATGCTTTGAAGAGTTTTTCCAGTTGCTCAAAAAAGATAAGGCAGAGCTTACAAAGGAAAGAGAATCTCTCATCTCTCAGTTACATAGTAATAAGGAGAAGCTGGGAGTTCTGGAGAAGAAGTTCACAGAGTTGCAAGGAAGATATGCTGATCTACAGAGGGATAAACAGTACAAAAATCTACAAGTGGAAGAGCTAAGAGTCTCACTCGCCACTGAGAAGCAAGAGCGTGCTAGCTACGAAAGGTCGACTGACACAAGATTGGCAGATCTTCAGAGCAACGTGAGCTTTCTTCGAGAAGAGTGTCGCTCCAGGAAAAAGGAGTTTGAAGAAGAGCTTGACAGAGCAGTAGACGCTCAAGTCGAGATCTTCATCTTGCAAAAGTTTATAGAAGACTTGGAGCAGAAGAACTTTTCCCTCCTGGTTGAGTGCCAGAAATATGCAGAGGCGTCAATGTTTTCAGAGAAACTCATTACTGAGCTTGAAAGCGAGAATCTTGAGCAACAGATGGAAACAGAGTTCTTGCTGCATGAGGTTGATAACTGCAGGGGCGCAATCTATCAAGTGTTCAAGGCACTTCAGCTTGAAGCAGCTGACCAGAAAATTTCGAAAGAGCGAGTTCCAGTTTTACGCATCTTGGGTGGAATCAGTGAACTAAAACGTTCACTTTCCATCTCTGAATATGAGAAGCAGCGGCTTGTAATTGAGAACTCTGTGCTCTTATCTCTCCTTGGAGAGTTCCAATCAGATGGCATGAAGGTGGAATCAGAGAAACAAAACGCAGAGAGAGATCTGGAGATGATAGTACACCACTATGGAATGCTGAAGAAGGACATGCTCGAGCTATTGGAGATGAACCGGAAGTTGAAATCAGAACTGATCGACAGAGAGAAGCGGGAGCTAGATCTAAGAGCTGACCTACAAACTGAGCATTTAAAGTTTGAGAGTTTGCATGAGTCATACACGGCTCTGAATCAAGAATACTCCAAAGCTCTCGACGAAAACAAAACTTTGGATCTGACATTCTCAGAGCTTAAAGGTGAAATGCATAAACTACTGGAAGAGAACGATGTAATTCTTCAGGAAGCTGTTTCCTTGAGCAACATGTCTGTGGTTTACAAGTCATTTGGGTTTGAAAAGGCTGAACAGGTTGAAGCTTTTGCTAAAAACTTGAGAAGCTTACAAGATGTTAATAGGGAACTGAAGCAGAAGGTTGAGACATTGGAAGAGAAGTTAAGAGGGAAAGAGGTGGACAGTCGGGAGCTTAACAGAAAGCTTGAAAAGTTAGAGGATGCCAATGAGCTAAACGATCTCTTAGAACATCAGATTTCAGATAAAGAGGCAATCTTGAGACAGAAGGAGATGGACCTACTAGAAGCAGAAGACATGCTCAAGGATACACATAACGCAAATGCGGAACTGTGCCAAGAAGTTGAAGAGCTGAAGAAAGACTGTAAAGAATCAAGACAACTGAGGGTAAATTTAGAGAGGCGTATCTTTGAACTGTCTGACGTTAGTGGAAGACAAGATGAAGAGATTAAAGTGCTTAGCAGTTTGAAGGAGAGTTTGGAGTCAGAAGTAGAGTTGCTACACAAGGAAATCCAGGAACAGCGAGTTCGAGAGGAGTTCCTGAGTTCGGAGCTGCAGGAGAGAAGCAATGAGTTTGAACTTTGGGATGCGGAAGCAACATCGTTCTTCTTTGATCTACAGATCTCAGCTGTCCGTGAAGTCTTGCTTGAGAACAAAGTTAAAGAACTCACTGGAGTTTGTGAAAGCCTCAAAGATGAAGCTGTCACAAAGACCACAGAGATAAAACGGATTAAAGAAACTGTTGGATTCTTGGAATATGAAGTGACTGAGCTAAAGAATCAATTGTCTGTCTATGATCCTGTGGTAGCATCTCTAGCAGATGATGTAAAATCCCTAGAGCAAAATGCCCTGGTGCTGATGAAACTCCCTACGCTATCTGATCGTTGCAGAGAG GATGATGAATATCCAGAAGCGGTGGTCTCTCAAGAACCTAAAGGACATAGCAGTACCAACCAAGAAAATGGAATTGTGCTATTGCAGGACATGAAGAAAAGAATTAAAATCATCGAGCAAGCAGTTGTTGGGGAGAAGAAGAGGCTTGGGAAGCAGAGAAGACGAAGCTCTTCGCGCAGAAGCAGAGACCGTAAGATCTTTGAAGAGATTGAACTTGAAGACAAATTCTCTGGCGAAATCAGACACCAGCCTAGATCACCTGCAATGACCGAGGCTAGAAATGGTTCACTGATGAAAGACATTCCCCTTGATCATGTTGCTAACTCTCCCTTCTATGGAAGGAGCCGGAGGGGTAGCCGTGGCTCCAGTGACCAGATGCTTGAGCTATGGGAAGAACCTGCTGAACCAGAGTCTACCATCAAGTCTCTGATGAGCAATAAAACCTCAAAAAAGCCTATGATTCCGCGTCTTCATCGCAGAAGCAGGAATCCGTCTATTGAATCTGAGAAAGCTGTTGACAAGTTAGAGTTATCTAGAAACACTGAGGACAATGCAAAGATCATGGAGAGGCTTTTGTCTGATTCCAGAAGATTGGCAAGCCTTAGAATCAGTCTAAGAGATCTGAAAAGCAAGCTGGATCTGAACGAGAAACAAGGCAACAAGTTCAGTAACCCTGATTTTGCTAGAGTGAGGAAACAGCTGAAAGAGATAGAAGAAGCCGTCCTTCAGCTTGCAAACACAAACGAGATTCTTTCCAAGGAAATTGAGGAGACGGGAGACGCCAGAGATATCTACAGAAAGGTGGTTATGGAGAAGTCAAGAGTTGGATCGGAGAAGATAGAGCAGATGCAGCAAGAAATGCAGAGCATTGAGCGAACAGTGCTGAAGATTGAAGACGGAGCAGCCAAAAGTAAAGGAAAGACAAAGTTCTCAGAGAGTAGGACAGTGATACTCTTGAGAGACATTATCCACAAGGGCGGGAAAAGGACAGCTAGAAAGAAGAAAAACCGTTTCTGTGGCTGCATGAGATCTTCGGCTAAGGAAGACTAG
- the LOC106349949 gene encoding F-box protein At5g65850: MHGSTALVNYNGKLGLLTSGDSPGVNISRASESFELWVLQDAEWSKHVYVLPPSWKDVVTETMRIAGIIVGTNEIVLVPGLQNVPSYVLFFNVERNTITKVRIQGMEAFQGKRFNTYLKYVENVKLL, from the coding sequence ATGCATGGTTCAACAGCTCTGGTTAATTACAATGGGAAACTGGGTTTGCTTACGTCTGGAGATTCTCCTGGTGTTAATATTAGTCGAGCAAGTGAAAGTTTTGAGCTGTGGGTTCTACAAGACGCTGAATGGTCCAAGCATGTATATGTATTACCTCCTTCGTGGAAGGATGTAGTTACGGAAACCATGCGCATTGCTGGAATAATAGTTGGTACAAATGAAATCGTCTTGGTACCTGGGCTCCAAAACGTGCCTTCCTATGTCCTCTTCTTTAATGTGGAGAGAAATACAATAACAAAAGTTAGAATCCAAGGAATGGAAGCGTTTCAGGGTAAGAGATTCAACACCTATCTCAAGTATGTTGAGAATGTGAAGCTTCTTTAA